TAGATTTTCAAgtcacttgggtaaatacctaggagcacaACTTGCTGGGTTGCATGGTGAGAAATGGCCAAATTGCCTTCCAAAttgtctgtaccattttgtattcccacatCAGTGAACAAGAGTTCCTTCTATTCTGCACCCTTGCCAGCAATTGATATTGTCAGTTTTATGGCTTTTATCTATTCTAATAGTTGTTAGCAGTATCTCaatgctgttttaatttgcaattccctaatgagaaatgatactgaacatcttttcttgtgaTTATTTGACATATTCTCTGGTGAGGTGTCGGAGCAAATATTTTGCCCACTTTTAAACtgggtggtttgttttcttattgttaagaattctttgtatattttggatacctgtcctttatcagatatgtgttttataAGTATCTTCTCCTGAGCCGTGGCTTGTCTCTcaattctcttaacagtgtctttctcagaggagaagcttttaattttaagaaggtctaacttatcaattttttcttccaTGGACTGCTTTTCGGGTTGTATCTAAAAACTCTTCACCAGGAGTGATGGTGGACTGTGAAACTCCGGCCATTTTTCCTGAGGGGGAACATTAAACAAAACACTACAGACGAACTCAAATAACTTTACAGGAGCTCTGGAAACCAGTCAAAGATCTACAGCAACCAAGCAAATGCCCCATCAAGAAAAAAGTCACATTCAGAATGGTAGGAAATTTCACAACATTTTTACTCACCCTTATCCCACCCAGTATAGCACAGTGTCATCAGAATGAAGTGGCCTGATTCCCAGTTCCATTCCTCAGGACAGAAGGCGCAGAGGATAACCTGTTTGCAACATTTTGATCTGTAGACTGACACAGAGACTGGCTTCTATCTCACCTGACTTGGAGCTCAAGAAGGGAATGGTGGCATAATTTGGATTTCAGACTGGCAGAGGCCACAGAAGACAGTAGTGGGTACCATGATATGTGAAAACTGCAGAGGAACAGCGTACATACAGATGCTTGCGGGAAAGACATTACAAGTAATAATATTTCTCaataataatagagaaataaatagaGCATCTAAGGCTCTGAGAATAAGTTGGAGTGAGGCTCTTTGGGAAATTAAGACATTTGAAATCAGCTGTGTAtatagaagaaatttttaaaaagcacacacacaagcCCAGGCAGAATACATGCATAGAAAACATCTGATAATATCTTCAGCCTCTACCCAGGGATAACCACAAAACTCAAGGGCCCAGAGTCTTAGAGCTAAAGCCAGGAGACTGAAAAAATGCAGACCACCGGGGCACTACTCATTCCTCCTGCTCTGAACCACTCTTGTACCAGGGGCCTGATCAGGCCTGGGTCTGCCTCCTTCCTGAGGAGGCCAGAGATCCCATCTGAACAGCTTTCCTACAGCAGTGTCCCACTTCAGGTGGCCAGGCAGGAGTTCCAGACCAGTGTGGTCTCCCAGGACACTGACACAGCAGCCAAGTTTATTGGTGCTGGGGCCACCACAGTTGGTGTGGTTGGTTCAGGGGCCGGTATTGGAACAGCGTTTGGCAGCTTGATCATTGGCTATGCCAAGAACCCGTCTCTGAAGCAGCAGCTCTTCTCCTATGCCATTCTGGGCTTTGCCCCATCTGAGGCTACGTGGCTCTTCTATCTGATGGTCGCCTTCCTCATCAATTTTGCCATGTGAGGCTCCATGGAGGTCACCTACCCACCCCTGCTGCTTGGACTCCAGGCCATGCCTGGTGCTGGAGTGTGCTAAGCTTTACCACTAAACACAATGTTTCtctaaactcaaaaaaaaaaaacaaaaaaaaaaactcaagggcCCATAAATTAGCAAAGGCCTTCCATATTGGTCTACAAATATTGGAGATGCAACTATTTTTTCAAATGCCAAATTTTCAATgatcacaaggcatacaaagaaacgaGGAAATactcatttaaagaaagaaaataaatctccagAAGCCATTTCTGAAGAAACACATGCATCagttactagacaaagactttcaAAAGAAACTACCTTAACATAGTACAAGCCATATCtggaaaacccacagcaaatgtcatactcaatggtgaaaactgaaagcatttcctttaagatgaGGAGCAAGACAAgtatgcccactttcaccacttctattcaaccaAGTACAAGAAGctctagccagagaaattaggcaaagaaaaaaataaaaggcatctaaactggaaagaaagaaagaaaattatctctgtttgcaaataatatgatCTTATATGcataaaaccctaaagattctaccaaaaacctgttagaactgaataatgaattcagcaaagtagcaggatacaaagtcaatacacaaaaatcagttgcatttctaaacactaacaatgaatgatccaaagaggaaataacaaacacaattccatttacaatagcatcaaaaagaataaaatacttaggaattaaccaaagaggtgaagacttgtacaatgaaaatgataaaacattactgaaaggaattaaagatgtatataaataaaacacatcccatgttcatgggttggaagacaatattgttaagatgtcagtagcacccaaagcaacctacagattcaatacaatcacTGTCTAAATCCCAaggacattttttacagaattagaaatgccatcctaaaattcatatggaatctcacaggaccttgaatagccaaaataatcttgaaaaaaataacaaagttggaggcCTGATTTCCAAACATATTACAAAGTTACCATAATCAAAacactgtggtactggcataaagacagacatatagacaaatggaaaggaatagagagcccagaaatacacccTCATGCatattgttaaataatttttgacagaggtgccaagaccattcaatggggaaatgacagtcttttcaagaagtggtgttgggaaaactggatgtccacatataaaagaataaagttgggaagatggcggtgtgggaagacacagagttagcatctccccacaactagggcacctactggccactggtgggggactctgacgcccaaggagatgggaggaaccccaaagtgaaccggtaggacatagggggactgagggggaaggagaagtggaggccagacaggatcggtgcccctgaggccagggagatcaggagaggcaggtggaaggggccctccaggaggagCAGGACAGGAGCGGAGGGCATCTGCCCTGCCCACTTGGacctggggagcctgctgagctcccaggccaatcccctgccctccaaacccCCCTCCAGGCTGCGTGGGTTCTTGGGGACATAGGAGGGAGGCCCAGGATAtaaggagaggcaggcgggaggggccctccaggaggagcaggagaggagaggagggcgttaGCCCCacccactcaagcccaggaagcctgctgggctcccaggtgaggtcccccgccctctgagaccaggggtgtggggggcacgcctggggcccttctgttccttgagcctaagccccacccaccTTTTACAGTGCTGTGGGTCCTGAGTATTGGCCCgacccactgcccaaacctcaccctgCTTAGGctccaccctccacagccaaggtcttttctccctttttattttttctcttccctcctcgtCTTCTTTcattattgtggtactgatgtagtttccagttgttgattcatctatatttttatttttatattctttctaacatatctgttatttttctagtctaatcttattttttactttattgttttttgttttttatttttgccccccccacacagcttgtgggatcttggctcTTGAGCCCAGGGTcgggccaaagctcctgcagtgggagctccaagtccaaaccactggactaacagagaacctcagaccccagggaatattcatcagagtgaggtcacACGGAGTTCCACATCTCAgtaccaagacccagctctaatCAATAGCCCACAAActgcagtgttggaagcctcaggccaaacaaccagtaagacaggaacacaatcccactcataaaaaaaaagagagagagagacagcaaaacagtatgtcacagatgaaggagcaaggtaaacacctacaagatgaaataaatgaagaggaaatatgcaatctacctgaaaaagaattcagagtaatgatagtgaagatgatccagaatctcagaaatagaatggaggcacgaattgagaaaatacaagaaatgtttaaaaaagatctagaagaactaaagaacaaacaaacagagatgaacaacacaataactgaaatgaaaaatacactagaaggaataaataacagaataactgaggcagaagaatgaataagtgagctggaagccaaaagggtggaaataactgctgaggaaaaggatacagaaaaaagaatgaattgaggacagtctcagagacctctgggacaacattaaatgcacgaacatttgaattataggggtcccagaagaagaagagaaaaagaaagggtctgagaaaatatttgacaagattatagtggaaaacttccctaacatgcgaaaggaaataggcaccc
This genomic stretch from Balaenoptera acutorostrata chromosome 12, mBalAcu1.1, whole genome shotgun sequence harbors:
- the LOC103013989 gene encoding ATP synthase F(0) complex subunit C1, mitochondrial-like; this translates as MQTTGALLIPPALNHSCTRGLIRPGSASFLRRPEIPSEQLSYSSVPLQVARQEFQTSVVSQDTDTAAKFIGAGATTVGVVGSGAGIGTAFGSLIIGYAKNPSLKQQLFSYAILGFAPSEATWLFYLMVAFLINFAM